The window TCCGCCACGTCGCGGTCGCTGAGCTGAGGCAGCAGCGAGAGCATGGTGGTGCGCTTGGCCTTGAAGATGTTGTATATCTCGTGCTTGGCCAGCACGAAGAGGTAGTTTTTGACCGACTGCGTGCTGTCGAGCTTTTCGCGGTGTATCCAGAGCTTCATGAAAATATTCTGGGCGATGTCCTCGGACATGTGGTCGTCTTTGAGCATGCCGCGGATGAAGTGCAGGAGCGTGGGGTAGTAGCGCACGAAGAGTTGTTCATAGGCGCCGACATCGCCCCGAATGATCGCGGAGATCAATTCGCTGTCGTTTTGCTGTCTGCCGAAAGTGAATTTCATGGACGTTTGTCTGGGTTTGCGTACGTGCCGTGCGGCGGCCTGCGGTTCAAAGATAAGAAAGTTTTTCACAAAGACGGAATACTTTCCTGTGACAAAATCGTAAAAAAACGGCCGGCATCGTAAAAAAATGCCGGCCCGGCGGATTTATCTCACTGTCCGTAACGCTGTTATGGGAACTATGCCTTTTTGCCGGCTCCGCTTTCGAGGATCGAGACGATGGAGTAGAGCGTGAAGCAGATGGCCCCGAAGCCTGCCAATACGCGTGCAGGGACGAAAAATTTGGCGTGGAAGAGGGCCTCTTCGTAGAGGAACGCCGCGAGGAACAGGCACGTCAGAGCCGTCAGCACGGGGATGATCGGGATGCGGTTGGCCAACGGGAAATCGGCGTGCCAGATCTTCGCCAGCAGGATCACCTTGCTCGAGATGCTCCAACAGATCAGCGCCAGGCCGATCAGCACGAATCCCACGAAATTGATCGTTTCGCCCCGGAGTGCGAATATCAGGATCAGCCCCAGCACGAAAGCCAGCGATCCCATCGTCAGCACGAGTCCCATCCATTTGCGCTTCTCGGCCATCGTATAACTGCCGCGGGCCTGCCGGGCGATGCTGGCGACCAACGCGATGAGCGACGTGCAGACGCAGGCGATGCCGAACATCACGCTGCCCGCGACGATGTGTGCCGGGAGCGTTCCGAACACGTAGAGCAGGATGCACCAGACCCAGGCTACGGCGGCGACGGCCGAGACGATGAAGATCAGCAGCGACGACTGCGCCCGGGTGAATCCGGCGGTGTTGACCGAAAAGGTGTCGTCGGCGGAGTTCTTGGGGATCAGGCTGAACCGTGTCGATGAGGTCGCCGCCGTGGCCACGCAGGCCGTGATGAGTCCCAGTCCGCAGACGACGTGTCCGGTGACGAGTGCTCCGGTCCATTGCGACGAGAGGATGAAGGCGCCGCTGACGAGCGTCAGCAGGGCGAACGTGTATCCGATTGCCGGAAAAAGGTATTTCGCGGCAGCGGTGTAAGTGCCGATGATCTGGCGGATGATCGTCGCCGCGGTGCAGTAGAGCGCGACGCAGATCGCCCCGAGGTAGAAGACGACGGGACCTGCCGTGAGGCGCGCCGTGTCGGTCCCGGCCGAAAAGATATAGGCCCCGTATGCGAAGCAGAAGGCGGCCATTGCGAGCGGAATGGCCCGGAAAAGAATGCTTATACCGTGATTCATAGCGATAAAGTTTTCCGGAGCCCTTGCAAATCCCGCACCAAGTCTCGGCAAAACCGCAAACATCGTTTGCATTCGCCCTCGGCTTGCACTATCCTTATCGGGGAAGTGCGTCCGATTTAGACAGGCTGCGCCTCGGCAAAACCGCAAACGTTGTTTGCATTTGCTCTCGGCTTGCACTATCTTTGCGGCATGAAAAACATCGTTTTCGATCTGGGCGGCGTGCTGTTCGCCCGCGATAAAAGCAAGTGCACTCCCGAACTGCTCGAATTTTTCAGCTTCCTCCGCGCTCCGCGGATGCCGTTCTTCTGGGAGGAGTACGACCGCGGCACCTCGACGCTGGACGAAGTGACCGCCACGATCAGCCGAATGACCGGGCGTTCCGTGGAGACCTGCTCCGCCGTCCTGCAACTGGCCATCGACCTGCAAGAACCCGTGAAACCCACCGAACGCCTCGTCCGTGACCTGAAAGCGGCGGGGTATAAGCTCTATGTGCTTTCGAACATGTCGCGCGAGTTCATCGACTTCCTGCGCCGCTTCCCCGTCTACGGGCTTTTCGACGGCGAGGTCGTTTCGTGCGAGGAGCACACCGTGAAGCCCGAACCGCGCATCTACGAGATTCTGCTCGAACGCTACGGCCTGAAGCCTTCGGAAACGCTCTTCATCGACGACCGCGAAGCCAATATCGAAGCGGCCGCGGCCCTCGGCATCCACGGTTTCCTCTTCGATCACCGCGATCCCGCTTCTGCGTGCGAGGCCCTGCGGAGCCGGCTGCTGTAATCGGACGTAATAAACAAGGAGGGCAGGTGAAAACCTGCCCTCCTTTGTCGTATGCGGTCCCGAAGGATCAGTTGAAGGTGTAGCGGATGCTGAACATCGCCGACCAGGTCGATACCGTGCTGGCATACTTCGACCATTTGGGTGCGGTGAACGTGTAGTTGCTGCCGTCCCATGCCAGGATCGAACTGGAGTTCATGCGCTTGATGTTACCCCAGTCGCGGTTGAGCATATTGGCCAGGTTGGTGACATCGAGGCCGAGGGAGATCGTGTTGCGCTTGCCTTTGACGTTGATGTAGAAATCCTGCGAGAAGCGGAAATTCAGCGTGTGATACCACGGCATCACAGCCCCCCCCCGCTTGGAGTACTCGCCGACGTGCTCGGACAGGTAGCTGTCTTTCTGGATGAAGTTCCAGAACGCCTCCTTGTTCTCGTCGCTCGTGAACGGCATGTCGTCGAGTTCCGAACGGGTCGGGATATAGAGCAGGTTCACGGCACCGCCGTCACCCGTTACGGCGTTCTGATATTTGCCGCTCTGCACGTACATCGTATAGGAGTAGCGCGAATAGGAGTAGCTGCCGATGTAGCCGAGCTGGCTGGCCTCGTAGTAAAGACCGAAATTCGAAGCGCCGTTTTTGTTGGCGAGGCGGTAGCCTACGTTGAGCAGGATACGGTGGGGCGATACGTAGGATGCGAATCCGGTTTCGGGTACGTTCGAACCGTTCTTGTTGAACGTGTTGGTGCTGAATGCCGAGGTTACCTGGTCGCCGATACCGTCGATCACGTTCTTGGCGCTCGAATAGGTGTAGGCCGCCATTACCGACAGACCGAAGCCCCACGTCTTCGACAGCTGCGCCGAGATCGAAGCATAGTATCCGTCCACGTCGTCGGTATTGGTGATCAGATAGGGGTTGATGGCCTTACCCTCTTTGTTCTTGATATTCTGGCTATTCCAGTAGACGCGCGCTTCGGGCTCGCCCGGGAGCTGGATGCCGCCCTCTTTCTCGACCATGCCGAGTTTCTTGACAGTCACCGAATTGATGTCCTTGTTATAGATACCCTCGATATTGAGGTTGACATCGCCCGGCAGTTTGAGGTCCAGAGCCAGCGAGGTTTTCCACGTCGAAGGCATTTTGAGCTTTTTGTCCAGAATGGTCGGCTGCGTGTTGGCTGCCAGGTCCTGTTTCTGATAGGTTCCGCCGTATACGTCTTTCAACATGTCGCCGACATTGGTATGGAACGAAGGCATCTTATTTTCTCCGACCTCGCTTTTGTAAAGCGTCAGA of the Alistipes senegalensis JC50 genome contains:
- a CDS encoding HAD family hydrolase encodes the protein MKNIVFDLGGVLFARDKSKCTPELLEFFSFLRAPRMPFFWEEYDRGTSTLDEVTATISRMTGRSVETCSAVLQLAIDLQEPVKPTERLVRDLKAAGYKLYVLSNMSREFIDFLRRFPVYGLFDGEVVSCEEHTVKPEPRIYEILLERYGLKPSETLFIDDREANIEAAAALGIHGFLFDHRDPASACEALRSRLL
- a CDS encoding DUF2776 family protein yields the protein MNHGISILFRAIPLAMAAFCFAYGAYIFSAGTDTARLTAGPVVFYLGAICVALYCTAATIIRQIIGTYTAAAKYLFPAIGYTFALLTLVSGAFILSSQWTGALVTGHVVCGLGLITACVATAATSSTRFSLIPKNSADDTFSVNTAGFTRAQSSLLIFIVSAVAAVAWVWCILLYVFGTLPAHIVAGSVMFGIACVCTSLIALVASIARQARGSYTMAEKRKWMGLVLTMGSLAFVLGLILIFALRGETINFVGFVLIGLALICWSISSKVILLAKIWHADFPLANRIPIIPVLTALTCLFLAAFLYEEALFHAKFFVPARVLAGFGAICFTLYSIVSILESGAGKKA
- a CDS encoding RNA polymerase sigma-70 factor — translated: MKFTFGRQQNDSELISAIIRGDVGAYEQLFVRYYPTLLHFIRGMLKDDHMSEDIAQNIFMKLWIHREKLDSTQSVKNYLFVLAKHEIYNIFKAKRTTMLSLLPQLSDRDVADRGASAEEQYNYTELNALLMQGISKMPPQRQLIFRMSRYEHLSNREIAERLGLSVRTVDKHIELALKDLHSSLC